The proteins below are encoded in one region of Ostrea edulis chromosome 3, xbOstEdul1.1, whole genome shotgun sequence:
- the LOC125677616 gene encoding uncharacterized protein LOC125677616, with amino-acid sequence MISMDFNLCRCLLLWFLSPYIRSSASQLCEGPDGKVCCWGYVWNEAQHTCIHCMDGFYGRDCSIPCPKPLFDLYCQSICTCSSEDCHHVFGCRKTPSEDHSSLHTIEISTVPVSASSTIYDEVATQATPKFINIPNTEKMYDEESGDVNESKSTSLIAGIISLLVVAGMLLIVYAMTYLHKATCIVQEYTASKSTP; translated from the exons ATGATATCAATGGATTTTAATTTGTGTAGATGTCTCCTTTTGTGGTTTTTGTCTCCTTATATCAGGTCTTCTGCCTCCCAATTATGTGAAGG TCCTGACGGGAAAGTATGCTGTTGGGGATATGTATGGAATGAAGCACAACATACTTGCATAC ATTGCATGGATGGCTTTTACGGTAGGGACTGTTCTATACCTTGTCCAAAACCATTGTTTGACTTGTATTGTCAATCAATATGCACATGCAGCAGTGAAGACTGTCACCACGTTTTCGGGTGCAGGAAAACTCCATCAG AAGATCATTCATCATTGCACACCATTGAAATATCAACCGTACCTGTATCTGCTTCAAGCACAATTTATGACG AGGTTGCAACACAGGCTACACCGAAATTTATCAACATCCCCAATACGGAGAAAATGTATGATGAAGAGAGTGGAGACGTAAATGAAAGCAAATCTACATCTTTAATTGCTGGTATTATCAGTCTTCTGGTTGTTGCGGGAATGTTGCTGATCGTGTACGCAATGACGTATTTACATAAGGCCACGTGTATAGTTCAAGAATATACAGCGAGTAAAAGCACACcttaa
- the LOC125677617 gene encoding multiple epidermal growth factor-like domains protein 10, with translation MDFNLFLCLIVWFLSPYIASSSSQLCGGLGGKVCCNGYIWNEAQNSCTRCRDGFYGRNCTIPCPYPTFGWDCQLECICSSEYCHHAYGCRKTPSEDYLSLHSIEISTIPTSASRMIYTEATTETVPNSTNIPQMNILRAKEKEAVNESYLTPLIAGIISVLIIAAILLILYVMTYLHKVTCIVDADTSSERTL, from the exons ATggatttcaatttgtttttatgTCTCATTGTGTGGTTTTTGTCTCCTTATATCGCATCTTCTAGCTCACAATTATGTGGAGG CCTTGGCGGGAAAGTATGCTGTAATGGGTATATATGGAACGAAGCACAAAATAGCTGTACAC GTTGCAGGGATGGGTTTTACGGCAGGAACTGTACCATTCCTTGTCCATACCCAACATTCGGTTGGGATTGTCAATTAGAATGCATCTGCAGCAGTGAATACTGTCACCACGCCTATGGGTGCAGGAAAACTCCATCAG AAGATTATTTATCATTGCACAGCATTGAAATATCAACCATTCCTACATCTGCTTCAAGAATGATTTATACCG AGGCTACAACAGAGACTGTACCGAACTCTACCAACATCCCCCAAATGAACATTTTGCGTGCTAAAGAGAAGGAAGCCGTAAATGAAAGCTATCTTACACCTTTAATTGCTGGTATTATCAGTGTTTTGATCATTGCAGCAATACTGCTGATCCTGTACGTAATGACGTATTTACATAAAGTCACGTGTATAGTGGACGCAGATACATCAAGTGAAAGAACACTTTGA
- the LOC125677605 gene encoding multiple epidermal growth factor-like domains protein 10, with amino-acid sequence MIAMEFNFCSCLFLWFLSPYTTSSASQLCEGPDGDVCCSGYIWNETQNTCTPCTDGFHGRNCTMPCPKQHFGWNCLLKCMCSSENCHHVYGCKRTPSECATGKYGEYCELSCRYPNYGNGCQLFCLCDQVLCDPSSGCPEDYSSLHSIEISTAPVSASSTIYTEVTTEAAPKSTNIPNTDKICAEERGNVNESNSTSLIAGIISLLILAGILLTLYAMAYFHKSRMYSSSRYSD; translated from the exons ATGATAGCAATGGAATTTAATTTCTGTTCATGTCTCTTTTTGTGGTTTTTGTCTCCTTATACCACGTCTTCTGCCTCCCAATTATGTGAAGG TCCTGACGGGGACGTATGCTGTAGTGGATATATATGGAATGAAACACAAAATACCTGTACAC CTTGCACGGATGGATTTCATGGTAGGAACTGTACTATGCCTTGTCCAAAACAACACTTTGGCTGGAATTGTCTACTAAAATGCATGTGCAGCAGTGAAAACTGTCACCATGTTTATGGGTGCAAGAGAACTCCATCAG AATGTGCAACTGGAAAGTATGGCGAATATTGTGAGTTATCCTGTCGTTACCCAAACTATGGGAATGGATGTCAGTTGTTCTGTCTTTGTGATCAAGTCTTATGTGATCCTTCTAGTGGATGTCCAG AAGATTATTCATCATTGCACAGCATTGAAATATCAACCGCACCTGTATCTGCTTCAAGTACAATTTATACCG AGGTTACAACAGAGGCTGCACCGAAATCTACCAACATCCCCAATACGGACAAAATATGTGCCGAGGAGAGGGGAAATGTAAATGAAAGCAATTCTACATCTTTAATTGCTGGTATTATCAGTCTCCTGATCCTTGCAGGAATTTTGCTGACCCTGTATGCAATGGcgtattttcataaaagtcGCATGTATAGTTCAAGTAGATACAGCGATTAA